TCCGGGCACCGTCACCGGCGCGCACGGCACCCTGGACGACTTCACGATCGACCTCGACGGCGGGACGTCCGAACGGGCCCGCCGGATCGTCCTCGCCACCGGGCAGGTCGACGAGCCGTACCCGATCGAGGGCCTCGCCGAACGGTTCGGCCGCAGCGTGTTCCACTGCCCGTTCTGCCACGGGTGGGAGACCCGCGGCATGACCCTCGCCGTCCTCGCCCGCGAACCCCGCGAGGCGATGCTCGCCCTCTACGTCGCCGACCGGTTCAGCGACGACGTCGTCCTCTGCACCAACGGCCCCCTCGAACTCCCCGCCGAGATCGCCGCCCGCCTGGACGACCGCGGCGTCCCGGCCATCGACGCCCCCATCACGCGGGTGACCGGCGACCCGGGCGCGCTCGAACTCCACTTCGCCGACGGCCGCACCCTCGCCCGCGACGGGATCTACCACCGCGCCCCCACCCGGCAGCACGCGCACCTCGCGGCGAAGCTCGGCTGCGAGATCCTCGACGACGGCACCGTCCGCGTCGACGAACGCCAGCAGACGACCGTCCCCGGGGTGGCCGCCGCGGGCGACACCGCCAAGCTCCCCGCCGTCCCCGACGCCGTCACCCTCGTCTCCCTCGGCGCCGCCGACGGCGTCCGCGCCGCCGTCTACGTCGACGGCGACCTCTTCCGCTCCGGCCTCGGCCTGACCCCCGCCTGAGCGGTCCCCCGGCCGCGGCGCGGATCGCGAACCCCCCGAGGAAGCGGACGGCCGCGGCCGTCCGCTTCCGGCGCGCGACCAGCCGGGCCGCGACGTCACAGACATCGCACAGCGCCCGAGGCGCAGGCCGAGCGCGCTCGTCGCCGGATCCTGCCGCGCTCGTCGCCGGATCCGCCGACAGGGTCGCCACGCCGGGGACGGCGTCCGCACGGCGAACAGCCGGACGAACAGGCCGCCGTCGCCGTCCGGCGGCGCCCCGGCCACGCCCCCGCGCGCCCCACGTGAATCAGCTTGCGTGAGGCAGCGGCTCGAACTGGACGTTCAAACGCAGCTCCAGTGCCTCGGCCATGCGCTCCAGCATCGGAATCGTCGGCATGGTGCCGCCCGCTTCGAAGCGGGCCACCGCGGGCTGCTTGAGGCCCACGCGCTCACCGAGCTGGGTCTGGGTCAGCCCTAGCTCCTCGCGGCGCGTCCGGACGGCGTCTCCCAGTTCGAAGCGGATGCGTGCCGCCTCGTAAGCCGCCCCGGCGCCGGGACGGCTCATGATCTCGGCCCGCTTGTCGGCCCACGACCTGCGCTCACTCATGCGATTCACTCCTCGTCCGCCGTGTGCTCCTCAGCGATGCAGCGCTGCATGGCCCGCCACGCCCGCTCCACCTCGGCGACCTCCTGCATCCGGTGTTTGGCGAACACCGTGAGCAGAACGATCCGCCTGCCCGAGGCGATCCAATAGGTGATCCGCACCGACTGGCGGTCGAGATGGAAGCGGAGTTCCCTCAGCTTGCCGCGAAGCTGCCGTGTGTAGGGCTCGCCGAGCAGGACCCCGCGTTCGGCCAAGAGATCGACGTAGAAGGCCACGGTTTCCTGTTCTGCCTGGTCGAGCGTGTCGAACCACTCGTCCACCTCGAGCTCGAGTTCCACCTTCCCCCATGTCATAACACGGACGTTATACAGTCGGCAAGGGGGACGCCTCGCAAATCGGCGAAGACGTCAACGGTCACTCGCGGCGGGCTGTGAAGAGGTGGACGCCCGCTTCCTGCAGGGGGTGGTTCGGGTGGGGGAGGGTTAGCAGGGGGTGGAGGCCCGCGCGGTGCAGTTCGTTCGTCCACTCGGCGGGTGTGAGGAAGACGCGGTCGGTGCCTGCCCTCGGGTCTTCGGGGGCGAGGCGTTCGGTGCCCGCGGGCGGCGACATCAGGAACTGCATGGACGCGAGGAGGGCGGGCATCTCGCGTCCCGTCTCGACGAACACGAGCAGGCCGCCGGGGACGAGGAGGTCGCGGAGCCCGGCCAGCATCCGGGGCAGGTGCCGCGCGTTGTGCAGGACGTTCGCCGCGAGGATCACGTGCCGCGAGGCGGGCTCGACGTCCTGGGCGGCGAGGTCGGCGTTGACGTCGAACAGGCCGAACCGGACGCCGGGACGGTCGCCGAACCGGCGGCGGCCGAGCGACGTGAAGTAGCGGGACACGTCCGTGTACAGGTAGTCGACGTCGCGGCCCGCGAGTCCCGCGAGGGCGTCCGCCGTGGTGCCTCCGACTCCCGCACCGACTTCGAGGACGCGCAGCGGCCCGTCCGGACGGACGGTCGCGAGCGCCCACCGCATCACCTCGGCGACCGCCGCGTTCAGGTACCGGTTGACGGTGTTCTCCCGGTACGCCCCGTCGGCGGTGTCGGCGTCCTCGAACAGGAGCGCCTGCAGGGGGAGATCGTCGCGGAGGAGTTCGGGGAGCCGTCCCATCGCGGCGAGCATGAACCGTGTCGTCTCCGGCGGGTACCCGATCGCGCGGCCGTCCTCGACCAGGGTCCCGATGTCGCCCGCCGGGACGTCCGCCCGGTCGAGGACGGCGAGCCAGCGGCGCAGGATCCAGCGGTGCCGGTCGGCGACCCCGAGCGCGTCGGCGATCGCGTCCG
The nucleotide sequence above comes from Actinomadura algeriensis. Encoded proteins:
- a CDS encoding NAD(P)/FAD-dependent oxidoreductase produces the protein MYDVIVIGGGPAGLSAALVLGRQRRDVLLIDGGAPRNAPASEMHMYLSRDGFDPARLLALGRDELSAYPSVEVRPGTVTGAHGTLDDFTIDLDGGTSERARRIVLATGQVDEPYPIEGLAERFGRSVFHCPFCHGWETRGMTLAVLAREPREAMLALYVADRFSDDVVLCTNGPLELPAEIAARLDDRGVPAIDAPITRVTGDPGALELHFADGRTLARDGIYHRAPTRQHAHLAAKLGCEILDDGTVRVDERQQTTVPGVAAAGDTAKLPAVPDAVTLVSLGAADGVRAAVYVDGDLFRSGLGLTPA
- a CDS encoding helix-turn-helix domain-containing protein, yielding MSERRSWADKRAEIMSRPGAGAAYEAARIRFELGDAVRTRREELGLTQTQLGERVGLKQPAVARFEAGGTMPTIPMLERMAEALELRLNVQFEPLPHAS
- a CDS encoding type II toxin-antitoxin system RelE/ParE family toxin → MELELEVDEWFDTLDQAEQETVAFYVDLLAERGVLLGEPYTRQLRGKLRELRFHLDRQSVRITYWIASGRRIVLLTVFAKHRMQEVAEVERAWRAMQRCIAEEHTADEE